CCTAAAGGACAAGGAGTCATCAGAGAAGTTGCTCAGGCAGCAGCTAGTATCTATTCAGATAGAGAGGCAACTGTCTTTATGAAGTGTGTTTGCACATTTCCTTTGGGGCCACTTGGCCATCAGGGAACCTCAGCTGCTTGGCTTTAACCCCTGCCACAGCCAATGGCACTAACTGCCAGAGGCCAAATCACAGGGGATGTGTTGTGATGCCCTGCTGCAGGAACTATTAGTGGAATCTAGGCTTTTCGTCACTGTTCATATGGTTCTGATTAGACACACGGCTACCTCGGGGGCAGCTGAGTGGTAACGATGATGCCGTCACAGCTGTGATCTTACTTaaatataatagtaataataatataggACCAGATTTCTTCCTGTCAGCCCTTTTTCCTGCATTACAAACCCAGTGTGCAGGACAGGGAAGGGAGATTACATAGAACCTCAAAATTATGTACAGATCTCAGTGATCCACTGGTGGCTAGGCCCCCCTACCCacaatctctgtgcctccacAGCTACTCTAGGACCTTCTCTAGGTTTCTGTTAACCTGTGGCCTGTGGCAGTATTTAGTAAACTGATTTTATGCTTTATCTTTCCCAGCATGTTTTGGGAAAAGTATCTGaggaaaatctcagctctgtgTACAAAGGTGGTATCATATCCTTCCCACATCAAGGGCAAAGCGATTAATGAGCTTACATTGTAAAGacccctgtgcagtgcaaggtggtataattctgggtttatatGTCAGCAAGGGTACAAGTCATGGGATCTGGGATATTGGCTCTTGTCTCCTTCCTGTGTTtaagtggcttaggtaaagcactcaggtagcTCAGTTGGGTTTATGGCAACACTTGCTGTTGTGGTTGATAACAGGGCTTGCAGAGATTGGCTGTGtcaccagcaaagcagtgtaCAATTGGCCAGCCCGGTTGGAGGGGCACAGAGTTGGAGGGGCACAGTGATTccgacagctcccagactgcacccaaGGATTGACAACCTGTCACAGCGGTATGtgttactcagcttcctgggttcatcagtaatctccatggagtcccaggggattactgatgaacccagtaAGCTGAGTAACACAAACTGCCTCCCCAGCCACACTGGAACCTGCATGATGCATAATAATAAGCAACAACTTTCCTGTGCAAAAATTACAACCAGTGGTCGGTGGCCACAAATGAGCCAGGGAAGTCGTACCCTTTCCTTGACTATTCCCTCTTACTTCCTGGACAGGGTATATATATACCCTGTGCAGGCCTATTTCACTACCTacggttcccaacattctgttagcttttctgactgcctctgcacattaagcagatgttttcagagaatgatacccagtgactccaagatctatttcttctgtggtaacaactaatttggAACCATCATTTTCAATGTATAGTTgggtttatgttttccaatgtacattactgtgcatttatcaacactgaatttcatttaccattttgttgcccagtcactgagTTTTCTGAGATCCATTTGTAACACTTGAcactctgctttggacttcaggtttcagagtaacagccgtgttagtctgtattcgcaaaaagagtacttgtggcaccttagagactaaccaatttatttgagcatgagctttcatgagctacagctcacttcatcggatgcatactgtggaaactacagaagacattatatacacagagaccatgaaacaatggcccaccttgattatcatacacattttaaagagagtggtcactttggatgggctatcaccagcaggagagtgagtttgggggcggggggggcggagggtgagaaaacctggatttgtgctgaaaatggcccaacttgatgattactttagataagctattaccagcaggagagtggggtgggaggaggtattgtttcatggtctctgtgtatataatgtcttctgtagtttccacagtatgcatccgatgaagtgagccgtagctcacgaaagctcatgctcaaataaattggttagtctctaaggtgccacaagtactccttctctttggACTTCAGTATATTAAATAATTTTGTCttgtctgcaaatttttccacctcactgcttatccctttttccagatcatttatgactatgtgaaacagcactggtcccagtacagattcctaTGGGGAACCACTATTTACCTATCTCTGAtgatttattcctgccctttgtttcctatctttcaactaGCTACTGATCTGTTAGACAGCCTTCCTCattatcctatgactgcttacctttcttaagagtctttggtgagtgaccttgtcaaaggcttcctgtaagtccaagtacactatatcctcCTTATCACATTTGCCCACTTTTGATGATCTGCTCAGAGAATTCAAATAGATAGGCAAGGCATGATTTGCCTTTCCAAAGCCATGCTGACAATTCcacaacaaatcgtgttcatatAGGTGTCTGTTAATTTTGATCTTTAATATAGGTTTAACTAATTTGCATGTTGCTGAATTTAGGATCACTGGCCTGTAATACCCTCGATCGCCTgtggaggcttttttaaaaatcagtatcGCATTAGCTATTTGCCAGTCATCTGGAacaaaggctgatttaagtgCTAGGTTACATACCAACTGGTATCACAACAATTtgatatttgagttccttcagaattcttggatgaacatcatctggtcctggtgacttattactctttaatttatcagtttgttctaaaacctctgtGACAGTTTGTCTCCCCTGGGGTGCAGGCTGGGAGATGATGGAACCCTATAAATTCAGCTGGGCTGGTCTCTCTCACACTGCTCTGCTGGTGACACAGCCAGCCTTTCCAGGCAGTGTTGTCACCCAACATGAGAGCAGGTGTTGCCACACACCCAACTGAGCtactgagtgctttacctaagccactcaaggacaaacaggagacaacaaacaatttcccagctccccagccttgcacccttgctgaagtataaacccagaattataccctcttgcactgcacagggatctgtaaaaaTTTATTAATATAGGTAGCTTTCCACTGAATGTGGGAAAGGTATGTAACTGCCTTTGTTTacagagctgagattttcccagaTGCTTCAATCAAAATACCCTGGTTATGATAAAAcctaaaataagtttattaactacacaaagatagattttacattattataagtgatagcaaacagatgaaAGCatattacctagcaaataaacaaagcTGCAAACTAAGGGTAACACACTAGATAGATAGGTTTTGAAATAGCAATTTCTCATCCCTTCTGATGATCCATGTAGTGCAccaggtttccatacacaggttagaaatcccttttccctgggaccagcacttcccctaATTCAGTCTTTCTTCCTCAGTTTTTCTAGGAGTTTACTTGTGCGGGGAGTGAGGCCAAAGAGAGTATCAATCCCCACCTTATATAGTTTTTCCATATGGGTGGAAACCCTTTATTTTAAGccaagttcccagcccagtttgtgggaAAATACAGGTACCAATATGGAGATCAATGCCATGAGATCTGGTCCCATGTCCTTGCATGCCTATTGAGCCATGATAGCCATTGCTCATAGGCTGGTGGAAACATTCacaggaaggtttcagagtaacagccgtgttagtctgtcttcgcaaaaagaaaaggagtacttgtggcaccttagagactaaccaatttatttgagcatgagctttcgtgagctacagctcacttcattggatgcatcaagtactccttttctccttacaatgtgtatgataatcaagttgggccatttccagcacaaatccaggttttctcaccccccccacccccacacacaaacccactctcctgctggtaatagcttatctaaagtggtcgCTTTACTTGGGCGAGTctcacaattctcccactctttgaGATGggaacacaatcccaactatgcTAAATGCTATCACCAAGAAGGTCTGAATGGAAACCTGAGTCTTTTCCATTCAGGGTTTGTGACCAGAGCTAAACAGTCACCTCCAGCTTCTTTAAAACTAATAGGTTTATTAGGAAACAGCAGAAAACATCAgagaaaatggttttaaaataacaGGAAGCTGTCACACATCTACACTCATTTATCTCATGTATCACAACAACCTAAGTTAGACATGCTTTGCTCTGGAGATAGAGAAACAGAACGGCCCGACTTACATTCTTTCGGGAAGCCAAGGAGCTCTTGGGACACAGCCTAGTTTTCATGTGTCTCTGAGAGCATCTTCCCAtctgttttcccctttcttgtgGAAGCAgcttgtgacgttgcactccatgtCCTTGGGGAGGTATGcttgtgagtgtgagtgtgatgTGGCTGGAATGCGCTTAACACGAGAGGTCTCTTGTGTGATGTTATTGGAAAGCTTGTGGTCTGCTGGGTattttcatcctatttgtttgcatgtgttGTTTCTGTGTCTGGAGCTGGGGAGATGGGATGTGGACTTATGTCACTGTTGTGGTCGTGCCGGGCAGGGGCTGTCAATGGGGCATTGGGAGCTTGATGGGTCCCATTGGTTGGGACAGTTGATGGTGGATGGTTTCTTTGCCTGAAGGCCTTCCTGTGTGCGTGGGGGTCAGCCCGAGGGGGGGTGGAGACTGGAGGTCTTGGAGATGTGGCTGTGTCGCAAGGTGGTGAAATCCATCTTGGATCTGCTACTTTTCCATTTAGTATGAGCGGTGGGTACCCAGAGAGATGGGGGATTCCCGGCTTGTGACAAGGTTATAAAAGAGGGTGGAGcaggaatgcggggggggggggagctgccagtcatgagaaaactcCTGCTTttcacctgagatgtctgctggatctaacaaagacAGTACCAGAGTAAAGGGTTTGGCCCAGACTAGAAATGAGTACAGTCCTTGAAgtaagcttattggaacatctttgatggtgagatattacctgtaatcagtttcttaatgtattaggcttagacttctgtgttttgtttcattttgtttgtgacttactttgttctgtctaaagaaaaggagtacttgtggcaccttagagactaacaaatttagtctctaaggagccaaaagtattccttttctttttgtgaatacagactagcatggctgctactctgaaacctgtctttgttctgtttgttataacttgaaaccacttaaatcctactttttatgcttaataaaatcacatttgttcattaataaacccagagtaagtgattaatacctgggggaatAAACAGCTGTGcttatctctctatcagtgttatagggggcagacaatttatgaatttacactGTATAAGCATTATACGGAGTACATCAGATTTATTTGgcggtttggatcccattggaaactgggtgtctgggtagTGGAGACAGGGAACCTGCTGACCTGTTTTCAGCTAAAACCTGTAGCTTTGGGAGTGTGTCCCAGACCCCAGGTCTGCATTGCATGTCTgcctcaacaagacagggttctggagtcccaagctgacaggaaaaactggctcagaggtaatttcagcacatcaggtgacagtcccaaggggatctctgtgaccgaatcCATCACACAGCCTTTACTGAAACCTGTGTGAGCCTGGGCCCAGTCACCATAGTAACCTTTGCCCTCAGACTCCTTTCTTCGAGACAGACCATCTAAGATGAGCCCCCTATGGCCATTGCTCGGCAGTTAGACCAATTCAGCCTCAATCGCTCACAAATACCGGTCCCCGTGAAGCTGCAACACTCCCCACAAAAATCCACTACTTACCCCTCACTGTCACCCGTGAGCATCCCCACATCTGCCACAGACACCAAGGGGTGGACTCATGGGGCTTCCCAGAAGAGAGCTGTCACAGGAGGCTGTGGTAAGAGGCCTTTGATAGACTAATGTCAGAGGTGTTGCTCTGTGGAACCCTGACACAGACCTGATCTTAGGGTCTCAGAGAATATGAGCATCTTGAATCTATTTATCCTCGCACCACTGCTGTGAGGCAGGGCAACACTATTACACACCTGAGCAAAGGTGCAGAGACTGCCTATATCTTACCCATGGTCACAGATGGCAGGGAatcaaacccagctctcctgagtcacAGAGCCATGCCCAGACTACAAGAAAAGCTTTCCAGCCCTCTGAGCAGCGACAGGCCCTGCTGGATTGTCTGCTGCACCAGCAGAGCTCCCCCATGGGCGGCAGAGAGCAGGGATGGCACGGAGCCAGTTAGAGAGGTTTGATTCGCTGGCCTGTTCTCCCCCTGCCTCACTGGagtttagagcagcctgaggGCTGGGCTGACCTCCGCTGGGTGGTAATGGCTTCGAAGAGCCCCCGCTCCTGGACAAGCCTGAGCCTCCCTCACCCCCGTGACTGCCACCCAgtaccctcccccgccccgtctGCCACCACGCAGTTGTCTCTTCTTGAAGAACTTGAGCTTTTTACATGTGCCATGAAGGTTCCAGGGGAGCTGAGGAGGCTTCTGTGACACTTCCCCCATTGTCATCATTGTGATGTGATTATGACATAGTTATAACGCATCCTGTACCAAACGGGTcctgtgaggtgtctatggaaaagcTCTGATTGGCAGAATATGATGATCCCACATGTAcgcatttttatttttgcatctgaaattatgaatattgactatttATCTGTGTAGCTACACCCGGCTGACACCCAATCGGGAAAATAATTACAGCCTAGACAGCTGGTTATGAAGGTCCTATTCTGGTTGTTGGCACATTAGGGAAAATAATAGACCCCAGGAAAAGCTTATCCCCTACCTGAGAAAAGCCTTCCTGAGACTTCTCCAGAAAGCCTATGGATAATGGAAGCTATGACTCAGCAGGGAATGCAAAGGCATGTGATCAGACCACATGACACTAAACTCCATTTTGCTACCTGTGGGGAGACAGGGTCATGGGATGGGGGCTGTTCTCGggcccctgctcctgctcttcctctttccccccaATGCCAAGGGCAGATAGGGGGTCCATGGTTCCCCACGGAGGGCCAGgatccctgggtggctcttaacACAGCCTAGCTCTAACTGTCAGGAAGACGAGGAGGCGGGCCCtcaaggagaagaggaggagcagagcatGAAGCCTTGTGGGGGGAAAGATGGAGCAaaggccttggggaagaggaggaggagcgggtGGAGCCTCAGGGGGGAGAAGAAGGGTAGGGGCAGGGTCacagggaggcaggactccttCATGTGTCTTGCTTTTACCTTTTGACTAGGTGGTCACCCTAAACTGCATGAGCTAGGCTGCGATAGGAGCAAGCCGTGCCTCTCTGGGGGAGTTGAGGTGCATTTCCACCACTTTCCaagcagatgggggagcacaaaTTGGGTAAAGGGGAGGGAATCTGGGCCTGAGTCTCTTGGCAGGACTCGTGTGTGTCAGACCCTCACTCACACAAATAGTTCTGCTCTGCCTCTGTGGGAAGGGTGCTCAGCGGGTGTGCAGTGTGCACAGCCAtcagtatagaatcatagaatcatagaatatcagggctggaagggacctcaggaggtcatcaagtccaaccccctgctcaaaagcaggaccaatccccaattaaatcatcccagccaaggctttgtcaagcctgaccttaaaaacttctaaggaaggagattccaccacctccctaggcaacgcattccagtggaGGAGGGGATGCCTGAATGGGTTCTCCTGGGGCTCCTGTGTTAATCAGGTCTCTGACACCACTCAGACACAAGAATCTGGCTGAAGGCGTCGGGGAAGGGTTGGTGTCTCTGCCCAAGTAGTAGCCCCTGTCCACAGCTGGTGCAGCCCCATGAATCACGCAGCACCCAGAGCGCTGAGATAGGGTCCAGGACTGTGACAACAGAACAGCCCTGCAGCTTTTGTCATGGCCCATCTCCTCCCTCACCAATCCTTCTCCCCTTGCTCTGGCCTTAGACCCCATCTGGACCTCTCTCTACAAAGTGGAGATCAGTAGCTCCTGTCTTCTcagataaaaagaacaggagtacttgtggcatcttagagactaacaaatttatgagagcataagctttcgtgggctacagcccatttcatcggatgcatagaatggaacatatagtaagatatagatagatagatagatagatagatagatagatagataagttGGAAATCACCAtataaactgtgagaggctaattagttaagatgagctattatcagcaggagaaaaaaacttttgcagtgataatcaagatggcctattTCGACAGTTGAgaagaagatgtgaggatacttaagttAAGGAAATTGATTcaatgtgtgtaatgacccagccacttccagtctctattcaaactcaagttcatggtatctagtttgcacattaattcaagctcagcagtttctcattggagtctgtttttcaagcttttctgttgcaaaatagacacccttaaatcttttactgagtggccagagaggttgaagtgttctccttccagttgttgaatgttatgattcctgatgtcagatttgtgtctacTTGTCTCAGATGTAAGGGTCCAAAATGGAATAGATGGCTGTGGCCTGTGTTTTTTGACTCCCAGGTTACTAGTATGGGAGCAGAGTGAGAAACTGACCCTTCAGTTGATGAACACCCTGATTATCCTTGCACGAAGTTGTTTGCTTTTCACACTGTACACAATGGGGTTCATTAGGGGTGGGACCAGCAGATAGAAGTAGCCCAGGACAAACTGAAGCAACTGAGAGGAGCTATTCCCAAATCTGTGTATCACAGACAAGCTGATCTCTGGTAGGTAGAAGAGCAGGATGGCACAGAGGTGGGAAACGCAGGTGTTCAAGGTCCTGAGACACTCCACATGGGACACGACGTTCAGCACTGTTTTGAAgatcatcacataagagaggaagatgagcaACAAGTCCAACCCAAAGGTTAAGACTAGAGTAGACAAGCCATAGATATTATTCACTGTGATATCCGAACAAGCCAGGTTCATGACCTCCTGATGTGTGCAGTAGGAATGGGAGAGAATATTAGTTCGACAGTATTGGAACCGTTTCAGCAGACAGGGGAACGGTAGAACTACTACCACCCCTCTTAGCACACACAGCAGTCCCATTTTGGATAACCTCCATGGAGTTAAGATGGAGGCATatctcagtgggttacagattgcaaTAAAGCGGTCAAGGGCCATCAACAAGAGGAAGGAGGATTCCATAC
The Eretmochelys imbricata isolate rEreImb1 chromosome 1, rEreImb1.hap1, whole genome shotgun sequence DNA segment above includes these coding regions:
- the LOC144279342 gene encoding olfactory receptor 51G2-like; the protein is MSAVNDTKFQFTIFLLTGIPGKEDVYLWISIPFCLMYVISIVGNSVILFIIKTDPSLHEPMYIFLSMLAVTDLGLSMSTIPTILGIFLFNSREISLDACFAQLFFIHLLQSMESSFLLLMALDRFIAICNPLRYASILTPWRLSKMGLLCVLRGVVVVLPFPCLLKRFQYCRTNILSHSYCTHQEVMNLACSDITVNNIYGLSTLVLTFGLDLLLIFLSYVMIFKTVLNVVSHVECLRTLNTCVSHLCAILLFYLPEISLSVIHRFGNSSSQLLQFVLGYFYLLVPPLMNPIVYSVKSKQLRARIIRVFIN